The genomic stretch AGTCGATGTAGTTGGCGGTCTCGTCGATCGGCTGGATGCTCGAACTCAGCAGCTTGCCCCACTTGTGGTGCCTGACCACGACGGTCTTGGTCTCGTTCCCGAAGTTCTCGAGGGTTATCTTTATCTTGTAGTAGGTGTAGCCCTCGCCGTTCCTCTGATCGAGCATAGTAGTTGTGCCTTTGAGGTCGTAGTCCCTGCCGATGCCTATCCTCAGCATCTCACCCTTGGAGGTATGCTCGATGGACCTCTCGCCCACGAGGAGGCTCCCGTCGTCGGTCTCCCGGTATATTTCAACGATTCCCGCTGGGAGAACCTTCTCCGTCTTGAACGATATCGACTCGTAGACGGCTTCCTCTCCCCCGTACGGCCAGCTCTCGTAGAGGTACTCCCTCTCGAAGGGGGCTTCGAAGTTGATGTATGGATACATCATCTTGCTCGCGGGATTCAGGTCAACGACGCCAAGCTTGTAGAGGTAGAACGCCTCTATCTTCTCCGGCTGGCCGACGTTGACCTGGTCAGTCTCCTTCTCCGCCAGGGTGTAGAGAACCCTCGGCTGGGGGACCTTCTGATACAGCTGGACGTCGCCGGCGACGAGGAGAACCTTCGCGTCCTTGAACTCCTGGGCAGTCGGGTTGTTGAGGACTATGTAGCCGTAGAGCTTCGCGTTATCGCCGATGTAGAGCTTGTACCTGCTCTCCCAGCTCATGTTGGAGACGCGGTAGATGATGCTCACGTTGTACTTTCCGGCTTTGTCCGCACCAAGAACCACGTAGACGCTCGCCTGCCCGCCGAGGTTTTTGGCCTTGAAGTACACAACCTCACTTGGGTTTATGAGGTAGTAGCCGTCGCCCTCGATGGCTATCTTCCCGTTCTTGAATCCAAGGAACTTGCCAGTAACGGTGTCGCCGCTCCTCAGCTTGACCTCGACCTCGCTTCCAACGTTGGCGCTGTAAACGTCCCCGGTTGAGCCTTTGCTGAAGACCCCGAGGACGTGTACTCCACCGTCAAGAGGCCTTATCGTGACCTCCGCTATGTCGAGCCCGGCCAGCTCCTCCAGGGGCACGTCGTTTATTCCCTCATCCAGCTCAACCTCCATGACCCTCTCCACAACCCCAATCTTCGCAGAGTTGTAAAGGACGACGGTGGTGTCGCTCGCCGCTGCCTTCTCCCCCTGGAACGAGAAAACTGCCAGGATTATAAGTGCAATTCCACCCACTGCAGCTATCGCCTTCTTTCTCATAAAAATCACCTGTACTATATTTGGCGGCGGAGTATTTATACCCCCCTCATCGCTTCAAACCGAGCCGAAACGAAAGAAACGATTGGTTGGCAAATGGAAACCCTTTTAACTGCCCGGTCGGATTGAGAACTGTCAAGCTGATGAGGTGATTGGTATGGACAGGATTGAGAAGGCTAGGGCAATCATCGAGAAGGCCAAGGCCGAAAACAGGCCGCTCGTCGAGCCTGAGGCGAAGGAGATACTCAAGCTCTACGGCGTCCCCGTTCCGGACTTCAAGGTCGCCACCAACGAGGAGGAAGCCGTTCAGTTCGCCAAGGAGATCGGCTACCCGGTCGTCATGAAGATCGTTTCCCCGCAGATCATCCACAAGAGCGACGCCGGCGGTGTCAAGGTCAACATCAAGAGCGACGAGGAGGCCAGGCAGGCCTTCAAGACCATCATGGAGAACGCCAAGAACTACAAGCCGGACGCCGACCTCTGGGGCGTTATCATATACAGGATGCTCCCGCTCGGCAAGGAGGTCATCGTCGGTATGATCCGCGACCCGCAGTTCGGCCCGGCCATAATGTTCGGTCTCGGTGGAATCTTCGTCGAGATACTCAAGGATGTGTCATTCAGGGTCGCCCCGATAAGCAGGGACGAGGCCCTCGACATGATAAAGGAGATCAAGGCCTACCCAATCCTCGCCGGAGCCCGCGGTGAGAAGCCGGTCAACATCGAGGCCCTCGCCGAGATAATCACCAAGGTCGGCGAGCTCGCCCTCGAGCTTCCGGAGATCAAGGAGCTCGACATCAACCCGATCTTCGCCTACGAGGACAGCGCCGTTGCCGTCGACGCCAGGATGCTTCTCTGAGGGATTTTTCCCTTTCTCTCTTCTGCCTTTGTGAGTTTCATGTATACTCGCGTTATTATGCCGGCGGTTATACATCACCAATGCACTATAGACGCATGGAGCCGGGCTATGTAGTCCGCGGGGTAATAAGTTACTACTGCACCGTCATTGAAGTGGAACATGATGCTCATTTTACTTCGTACTCTAAAGGTTAGAAAGCCTTATAAGGTTCAACAACGTACCTTTTTTGCCATACGCTACCGCGTAGTGGGGTGATAGGTTGAGGTTTGCAATAAGACTCCGCCCGGAGAATGAGCCGTTCAAGGTTCCCTTCAACCACCAGCACTACCTCCAGGGGCTGATCTACAGGAGGATTCAGCGCGTTAACCCCGATCTGAGCCTCCGTCTTCACTCGCCGAAGATACCAAAGCTCTTCACGTTCTCGCTCTTCATGGCGGAAAAGCGAGACTTCGAAAAGGGAGGCCCATATTTTCTGGGATACAGGAGGGGCTTCTTCTACTTCTCAACGGCCGTTCCAGAGATAGCGAAGGCGTTCATCAGCGACCTGCTCCAGAGGCCGGAGGTCGAGCTGTGGGGCGAGAGGTTCGTGGTCGAGGAGGTCAAGGCCCTGGCGGAACCCGAGAGGCTGAGCGGGAGGAAGTTCGTGACCCTTTCACCCATAGCCGTCACCACCAAAAGGCTCCAGTTCGGAAAGCCGAGGAGCTACGACTTATCGCCCAGGGAGCCGGAGTTCTACGAACTCATCAAGGAGAACCTTCGCGAGAAGTACGTTCTCATTTACGGATCAAAACCGCCCGAAGAGTTCGAGATGAAAGTCCTCAACGCCAAGCCGAAGCGCTTCGAAGTTAAGCCTGGCATCTTTCAGGTGGCATGGCATCTCGTGTTCAAAGCTTACGGTGATGAAGACCTGTTGAGGGCCGGCTACTTAGCTGGCTTCGGCGAGAAGAACTCGATGGGGTTCGGGATGGTGAAGGTTGACGGAAAGGATGCGAAGATGAAAAGGCGCTGGAAAGGAGGTGAAAGAGATCGGGGAAGAAAAAAGGTCTGAGGAGTTCCAGACAAAATCTGAGGATCAAAGGACTCATGAGGTGCAGACAGCTTCAGATGATGCATCTCCGCTTTTCACCTGGACTGGGCACCCTTTTACTGACGCGGGCCTCGTCGCATTGCTGCTCTTGAGCGGAAAGGAAAAGCCAGAGGAGCTGACTGAGGAGGATATTGAAGATGCCATAAATTTCGCTTCCAGACTGTATGCTCGGAAAGAGTGGAGTTCAGGGTACATACACGCGATGATGCTTCCAAACAGCGGAATCCTCATGGCAAACCCCAGTATGGCCAAGAAGAGAACATCAGAGGCAATTAAAAAGAATCTAATCGGCCTGCTCAGTGAGAAAGAAGACCCGTGCGCCCCGATATGTGAAATCTGCGGAAGAAGGCACGCTAGAACCAAACCGGTTTATCGCTCTGACTTTCCACTCATCGGTACTGGAGGAGTTCCAAACTACTTCCCCTCCGGAAAAGATGGGGCAAACATCTGCTCCCACTGCCTGTTTCTTGCCCAGATGATGCCCCTAGTTGCCTACCGCCTCTCAAGGGTTCTTATAATCCACGCACACCCATACGAACTGATGCTCGAGTTTCATAAGGAAGCCATAGATGACATCAAAAAGAGTGAGCTTGCCTCCACAGCGCGGGACTTCAAACGGCCTGAGAACTTCCTGTTTGAAAAGCTCATCGAGATAGGGACGAACCTTGAACTGGGCAAACTCCAAAACGCCTCAATTGCACTCTACTACTTCGTTAACAACAATCAGGGCCAAGAAATGGAAGTAATATACATCCCCAACCCGGTTCTCCGCTTCGTCGCCTTCGCGGCTAGGATGGACAGGGCAGGCTGGAGGAATATCGTTTCAATGGGATGGAGGAGAAGGCCGAGTGAGGAAGAGTTTGAGGATTTTAAGAAACGTTATCCCAACAACGTCTACTCAAAGCTCCTCTCCGGAGAAAGCATACTCCCGTACTTCCTTGACTTCCAAAACCGTAAGGTGAACGCAAGCTGGAGGCTCCTTTCATTTTACTGCTCGGAGGTGTTGGGTTTGGATAAAGAGGCTTTGGAGTTTATTAAAGGAGTTGCTGACAGAATTGTGGAAACCGTTGAAAAGTTGCCGGACAACAAGCTCTCAAGACGCGTCAGGGAGCTTGAGAAGGCAGAGAAGCTCTACCAGTTTGAGGGCTTCTTTATAAGAGTCGAAAAAGACAGGCAGGAGCTTGGTATTCCAGGGGCCCTGATGAGCTTTGATGACTTTGCAAGGATACTCACGGGCTACGGTGAAGACCTAAACGTTTCCTGGAAGACCGTCAAAAGTCTTCTCCTTTTCCGCATCTATGAAAAGCTCCACGACAGGCTCATGAAGGCCTCCGCTGAGGAGGTTGAAGCCGAAGAAGACGAAGAGGAATTTGAGGAGGGGGATGAAGAATGAAGTTTGCAACTGGGCTGGTTCTGATAGACGCGCCGCACTCGGCGCTGAATATGTTTGGAAAGCCAACTGCTGCCACTGAGGAAAACCAGGTTGCAGTAAAGAAGCTAAAGAAAGGACGCAATGTCTACGCATATATCTCCTCCCAAGCTTGGAGATACTGGTGGAGAAAGACTTTAGAACGCCACTTTTCATGGAGGATGTCTCCACTCTTCAGAACAGAGAAGCAAGTCTTCACTGCAGCGAATCCAATTAAATACGATGACGACGACGTATTCGGCTACATGTGGGCACCAAAAACTGAACGCGGGAAAAACGAACAAGGGTTTGCCCTTACTAGAGTCTCGCCGCTAAAGACAACTCCCTTGATCTCCATATTACCAGAAAGAAACTCTGTAACGTTGGATGAGGGCTATGCTTCAAGGCATGAGGGCGATCCAGTTCCGTACGGCCAGGAGTTCTACTCTACTGTCTTTAAGGGGGCATTCTCCCTAGATCTCGATGCCGTAGGGAAGTTCACTATAGAATATAAGGCAGGTTACTTAAATCTCCTAACTCCAGAATCAATACCAAGAATACTCAACCTAGTCTCAGATAGAAAAAAGAAAGAGAAAGTCCTAAAGAAAGCCCTCAAGGCTATGAAATACGAGGAGGAGTATCTGAAACCTGCACAGGAGCTTAAAGTCCAGATGAATGAAAAAGAATGGATTATGCCGGTAGAGATAAGGAAGAAACGCGCAGGTGAAGCCATAAAAGCCCTCCGCCTCCTCTCAGGCGGCGCCAAGCAGACGCAGTACCACACGGACGTAACTCCCAAGTTCGTGCTCCTCCTCAATGTTGAAGCAGGAATAAACCCGTTCATAAGCGACATAGTCTTCGAGGACAGGGGAGAAATCAAGTTTGACGTGGAGGCACTTGCAAAGAGGCTGAGAGACTTTAAAGACGTTATTCCCGACGGGGCAAAGCTCTACCTCGGCTACGATGAGGGCTTCGTTAAGTCCCTTGGTTGGGATATGAATGATGCTGTCAAGAAGCTTAAGGAGAGCGGTATTGGAGTGTTCGTTGGAACGGTGAAGGAAGCGATAGATGAGTTCTCAAAGGAAATCGAGGCGTACTACGGGTGAGCCCATGATACGGGTAAAGCTGAGGGCATGGACAGCATCTTTCCGCTTTCCAACATTTCAGTCAGGGTACCAGCCGACCCTGCCAGTTCCACCGCCATCGACTATCCAGGGCATACTCTCCGCCGCAAAGGGAGAACCGGTTTACCTCACCAAACTTCCATACGTTGGCTACGTCTTCAAAAGTAGGGGTAAGGGAGTAGACCTTGAAAAAATCTACGCCCTTGGAAAGGTCGAGACGGACATCATGAAGCGCGAGTTCCACCACAACGCGGAGCTCTACCTATATCTCCCAGATGAGTGGAAGGAACACTTCAAAAGACCCCGCTACCAGCTCCTCCTCGGAAGGTCGAGCGACCTAGCAGTCGTTGAGGAAATCAAGGAAGAGGTTAAACTTGAAGAAAAGGAAGCGCCCCTCGGGGGCACAGTGGTTCCCATCGGGCTCGGACTCCCAGGAATGGTCCATGCGCTCGTCGTTGAATACGACTACTCCACCGTTCCGAGAAGGGCAAAGCTCGTAAGGCCCTTTATCGTACTCCCGTTCCCAAGAACGAGGGCCGAAAGAATGAGGCAGAGAACCAAAGCGCCCTACGACCCAGAGCTCGATATAGGCGTTTGCCTGCATAGGTGGAGCGGATGAAGCTCTGCTATGCCAAATTCAACCCCCACCAGTTCCTAGAGTGCCACACGCTCGATGCAATCAACGTACTGAAGAGCATAAAGAACTCATTCAGCTGGCTTGAGGAGCTTTCCCCTGGCATTTTTGAGCTTTCATTTTATGCCGTCCTCCTCCACGATATTGGAAAGTGTGCCCGCGGCTTTCAAAAAAAGAAGAACAAGTGGGGCTACCGCCACGAGATTCTTTCGGCTCCATTCGTACAGTTTCTGGACTTTCCGGAGAGGGAACGCAACCTCATAGCGCTGGCGATACTCACCCATCACAAGACCCTGGATGAGCTCGAAGGGATCCTCCCAGTTCGTATTGCCAACATAGGTCCCCTCGAGTTCGACGAGAAGCTTGAGGAACTCCTTGAGCGGGCCGAGTACATAGAGAGGATGTTTCTGCCGAGGGTCCCCAACATTGAGGCATACTACTTCGGAACAACCAAGCCACCGAAAAGGTTCCACTTACCGGAAGACTGGAAGGAGAGGCTCGGAGAATTCGATTTTCAGAAGTTAAAGGAGTGGTATGATGACCATCTTGAGGAGGAGAAGGAAACACTGACGTTTATGCGGGGTCTGTTAAACGCCTCAGACCACCTCGCCTCCGCGGGTGAAACCGGGATACTCCGCCTACCCGACATTGTGGAAAGGCTTGAGCTGAAAATTCCCCGAAAGAAACTCAGACCTCTCCAAGTCGCGGCTTCCAATTCCGAGGGGAACCTGCTCCTAAGGGCACCTACCGGGTATGGGAAGACCGAAGCGGCACTCCTATGGGCGAACAGAAACGCTTTTCGGAAGAAAGGGGAAATAACAAGCAGGATTTTTTACATCTTGCCATATAAAGCTAGCATAAACGCAATGCACCGGAGAATGATGGGGATATTCTCGGATCCCGCCATCATTGGGGTTCTCCACAGCTCAGCGAGCTTTTATCTCTACGCATCTGCCCTCGAATACAAGAGGCTGAGCTCGCTTTACCATAAAATATACACCCCGCTAAAGGTTACCACTCCATTCCAGCTTATGAAGGCCTTCTTTGGGGTCGGCTTCCACGAGATGCTGAAAACGGAGCTCTCAGAATCGCTCCTCATATTCGATGAGATACACGCCTATGAGCCAAACGTCCTCGGAATAATCCTCGCGATGCTTGAAGAGCTTAAATCAATGGGAGCAAAGGCCATGGTGATGACGGCAACCCTACCGGACTTCCTTGAAGAACTTATTAAGAACACAGCCCCCTTTAAGGAACTCAAAGCCACCGCAGAAGAGTTAGATAAGTTCACCCGTCACAGAGTCCACGTTGTTGACGGAGACATGGCTTCCGTGAGGGAGCTAATCAAAGAGCTCAAGATATATGAGAAAGTTAGGGAAACTTCAAGACCTGCTCTGATAACGTGCAACAGCGTGGACCGGGCGG from Thermococcus celericrescens encodes the following:
- a CDS encoding DUF4139 domain-containing protein, giving the protein MRKKAIAAVGGIALIILAVFSFQGEKAAASDTTVVLYNSAKIGVVERVMEVELDEGINDVPLEELAGLDIAEVTIRPLDGGVHVLGVFSKGSTGDVYSANVGSEVEVKLRSGDTVTGKFLGFKNGKIAIEGDGYYLINPSEVVYFKAKNLGGQASVYVVLGADKAGKYNVSIIYRVSNMSWESRYKLYIGDNAKLYGYIVLNNPTAQEFKDAKVLLVAGDVQLYQKVPQPRVLYTLAEKETDQVNVGQPEKIEAFYLYKLGVVDLNPASKMMYPYINFEAPFEREYLYESWPYGGEEAVYESISFKTEKVLPAGIVEIYRETDDGSLLVGERSIEHTSKGEMLRIGIGRDYDLKGTTTMLDQRNGEGYTYYKIKITLENFGNETKTVVVRHHKWGKLLSSSIQPIDETANYIDFRVTLKPEEKKEIIFDYENRY
- a CDS encoding acetate--CoA ligase family protein, which gives rise to MDRIEKARAIIEKAKAENRPLVEPEAKEILKLYGVPVPDFKVATNEEEAVQFAKEIGYPVVMKIVSPQIIHKSDAGGVKVNIKSDEEARQAFKTIMENAKNYKPDADLWGVIIYRMLPLGKEVIVGMIRDPQFGPAIMFGLGGIFVEILKDVSFRVAPISRDEALDMIKEIKAYPILAGARGEKPVNIEALAEIITKVGELALELPEIKELDINPIFAYEDSAVAVDARMLL
- the cas6 gene encoding CRISPR-associated endoribonuclease Cas6, whose protein sequence is MRFAIRLRPENEPFKVPFNHQHYLQGLIYRRIQRVNPDLSLRLHSPKIPKLFTFSLFMAEKRDFEKGGPYFLGYRRGFFYFSTAVPEIAKAFISDLLQRPEVELWGERFVVEEVKALAEPERLSGRKFVTLSPIAVTTKRLQFGKPRSYDLSPREPEFYELIKENLREKYVLIYGSKPPEEFEMKVLNAKPKRFEVKPGIFQVAWHLVFKAYGDEDLLRAGYLAGFGEKNSMGFGMVKVDGKDAKMKRRWKGGERDRGRKKV
- the cas8a1 gene encoding type I-B CRISPR-associated protein Cas8b1/Cst1 translates to MKEIGEEKRSEEFQTKSEDQRTHEVQTASDDASPLFTWTGHPFTDAGLVALLLLSGKEKPEELTEEDIEDAINFASRLYARKEWSSGYIHAMMLPNSGILMANPSMAKKRTSEAIKKNLIGLLSEKEDPCAPICEICGRRHARTKPVYRSDFPLIGTGGVPNYFPSGKDGANICSHCLFLAQMMPLVAYRLSRVLIIHAHPYELMLEFHKEAIDDIKKSELASTARDFKRPENFLFEKLIEIGTNLELGKLQNASIALYYFVNNNQGQEMEVIYIPNPVLRFVAFAARMDRAGWRNIVSMGWRRRPSEEEFEDFKKRYPNNVYSKLLSGESILPYFLDFQNRKVNASWRLLSFYCSEVLGLDKEALEFIKGVADRIVETVEKLPDNKLSRRVRELEKAEKLYQFEGFFIRVEKDRQELGIPGALMSFDDFARILTGYGEDLNVSWKTVKSLLLFRIYEKLHDRLMKASAEEVEAEEDEEEFEEGDEE
- the cas7i gene encoding type I-B CRISPR-associated protein Cas7/Cst2/DevR, which encodes MKFATGLVLIDAPHSALNMFGKPTAATEENQVAVKKLKKGRNVYAYISSQAWRYWWRKTLERHFSWRMSPLFRTEKQVFTAANPIKYDDDDVFGYMWAPKTERGKNEQGFALTRVSPLKTTPLISILPERNSVTLDEGYASRHEGDPVPYGQEFYSTVFKGAFSLDLDAVGKFTIEYKAGYLNLLTPESIPRILNLVSDRKKKEKVLKKALKAMKYEEEYLKPAQELKVQMNEKEWIMPVEIRKKRAGEAIKALRLLSGGAKQTQYHTDVTPKFVLLLNVEAGINPFISDIVFEDRGEIKFDVEALAKRLRDFKDVIPDGAKLYLGYDEGFVKSLGWDMNDAVKKLKESGIGVFVGTVKEAIDEFSKEIEAYYG
- the cas5b gene encoding type I-B CRISPR-associated protein Cas5b; translated protein: MIRVKLRAWTASFRFPTFQSGYQPTLPVPPPSTIQGILSAAKGEPVYLTKLPYVGYVFKSRGKGVDLEKIYALGKVETDIMKREFHHNAELYLYLPDEWKEHFKRPRYQLLLGRSSDLAVVEEIKEEVKLEEKEAPLGGTVVPIGLGLPGMVHALVVEYDYSTVPRRAKLVRPFIVLPFPRTRAERMRQRTKAPYDPELDIGVCLHRWSG
- a CDS encoding CRISPR-associated helicase/endonuclease Cas3, producing the protein MKLCYAKFNPHQFLECHTLDAINVLKSIKNSFSWLEELSPGIFELSFYAVLLHDIGKCARGFQKKKNKWGYRHEILSAPFVQFLDFPERERNLIALAILTHHKTLDELEGILPVRIANIGPLEFDEKLEELLERAEYIERMFLPRVPNIEAYYFGTTKPPKRFHLPEDWKERLGEFDFQKLKEWYDDHLEEEKETLTFMRGLLNASDHLASAGETGILRLPDIVERLELKIPRKKLRPLQVAASNSEGNLLLRAPTGYGKTEAALLWANRNAFRKKGEITSRIFYILPYKASINAMHRRMMGIFSDPAIIGVLHSSASFYLYASALEYKRLSSLYHKIYTPLKVTTPFQLMKAFFGVGFHEMLKTELSESLLIFDEIHAYEPNVLGIILAMLEELKSMGAKAMVMTATLPDFLEELIKNTAPFKELKATAEELDKFTRHRVHVVDGDMASVRELIKELKIYEKVRETSRPALITCNSVDRAVSVYKELSEDYRVLPLHSRFTYGDREAKEKALLERMSDYDFVVATQVVEVSLDVSFSTILTEPAPLDALIQRFGRVNRQGWREGRIEDVYVLTKGSEADRKIYKPYKIVEESVKILQELDGNELRESKISELVSQVYLPVSSKLEREVEDYRERALEVFRSVKPMMKGEDEQRFYEMFNGLEAVPGVYQGRVSELLDRKMGMEVHRYLTPIPMWLYYAERENFHRLSDKRPGRYILVAELEYNPETGLLRIPVKGGDML